In Plasmodium chabaudi chabaudi strain AS genome assembly, chromosome: 9, the following proteins share a genomic window:
- a CDS encoding myosin light chain B, putative: protein MIQNLYTPKNNKIKNVNERKNTSLFRNNSVSFYNDVNTEAISLLDRATQQIDYNMIKNDCILYKDGNKNQHTKKEKEFEKITKIVNDADYLNSLKSKIHTTDIEKITQPLGIYSSKEKSNSHRAKYNDIIYKNKYKSLKKEYDDLKERIDIKIDLELIKSGAFYNKEDIHDILHLIKKYQSKIKEKKDIIDTQNNVIENIMEQTKLNRNKFIVEKKKNEDMAKICNSYYHQSKKTQMKMKMLKYSFLEYKMALENIVSCCEQIGGDKIILMDAIKSAKTQTDLSIATEMLNIKKIKELEMSICYCEHHINYLNEELNLKLQELKNAAKEKKETQNEIYSYKKELAKNNNMIIKILEDYHQTMATMEKIIYENDNANANKHKTDFIKDKKKYNDLVKKVLESNNELKNNNDKLFLHDNVLKGKLKAHQELLTKHMNEHKPKEAVNKAPSLADQKNETENADKPETGVMGNENNSTNEVEPKDNQDIPVDLEKIEKIQEFIKNKNVDKLKFEDCLDIMYKSNVVLTRSKMEELKQMDPITTDEFVTFIKPFIINEEEALKNMITFFEIWDVKKTGYMHKDLFMPILKYFGDHLSDQEMDYLQKELSLSNEPNISYVDILKKWIYGKDQQT from the exons ATgatacaaaatttatataccccaaaaaacaataaaattaaaaatgttaacgAAAGGAAAAATACGTCCCTTTTCCGAAATAACTCAGTGTCTTTTTACAATGATGTCAATACCGAAGCAATCTCTTTATTA GATCGAGCAACCCAACAAATAGACtataatat gataaaaaatgactgtattttatacaaaGACGGGAACAAAAATCAacatacaaaaaaagaaaag gaatttgaaaaaataaccaaaattgtaaatgatgccgattatttaaattccttaaaaagtaaaatacaCACAACagatattgaaaaaattacacAACCATTAGGAATATATTCCTCAAAAGAAAAATCTAATAGTCATAg agcaaaatataatgatataatttataaaaataaatataaatcccTTAAAAAGGAGTATGACGATCTTAAGGAAAGAATAGACATCAAGATTGATCTTGAACTTATTAag TCAGGAGCTTTTTACAACAAAGAAGACATCCATGATATTCTTCAtctgataaaaaaatatcaatctaaaattaaagaaaagaaagaTATTATAGACAcacaaaataatgttatAGAAAACATAATGGAGCAAac CAAACTAAATCGAAACAAATTTAtcgttgaaaaaaaaaaaaatgaagatatGGCCAAGATATGCAATTCCTATTACCACCAAAG taaaaaaacacaaatGAAGATGAAAATGTTGAAATATTCATTTCTCGAATATAAAATGGCCTTGGAAAATATCGTCTCATGTTGTGAACAAATTGGG GGGGACAAAATAATCTTAATGGATGCAATAAAATCTGCCAAAACACAAACGGATCTATCCATTGCAACTGAAATGCTGAACAT aaaaaaaattaaggaGCTTGAAATGAGTATATGCTATTGTGAGCACCACATAAAT TACCTAAATGAAGAATTAAATCTAAAACTACAAGAGTTGAAAAATGCggcaaaagaaaaaaaagaaactcaaaatgaaatatattcatataaaaaggaactagcaaagaataataatatgataatcaag ATTTTGGAAGACTATCATCAAACTATGGCAACCATGGAAAAGATTATATACGAAAATGACAATGCCAATGCCAATAAGCATAAAACAGATTTTATCAAAGACAAGAAAAAG TACAACGACCTGGTTAAAAAGGTCCTCGAAAGTAACAACGAGTTGAAGaacaataatgataaattgtttttacACGATAATGTACTTAAAGGAAAACTAAAGGCACATCAAGAGCTTTTAACAAAACATATGAATGAACATAAACCCAAGGAAGCTGTTAATAAAGCTCCAAGCTTGGCAgatcaaaaaaatgagaCAGAGAATGCAGATAAACCTGAAACAGGAGTAATGGGAAACGAAAATAATTCTACTAATGAAGTAGAGCCAAAAGATAATCAAGATATACCTGTAGATTTGGagaaaatagaaaaaatccaagaatttataaaaaataaaaat gTTGATAAGTTAAAGTTTGAGGATTGTCTCGATATTATGTACAAATCG AATGTGGTACTAACACGTAGCAAAATGGAGGAACTAAAACAAATGGATCCAATAACCACCGATGAATTTGTAACTTTCATTAAgccatttattataaatgaagaagaagctttaaaaaatatgataaccttttttgaaatttgGGATGTTAAG aaAACCGGATACATGCATAAGGATTTGTTTATGCCCAtactaaaatattttggtGACCATTTGAGTGACCAAGAAATGGATTATTTACAAAA aGAGCTAAGCTTATCGAACGAGCCCAATATATCCTATGTTGACATCCTgaaaaa GTGGATATATGGAAAAGACCAACAGACTTAG